A genomic stretch from Aminobacter aminovorans includes:
- the typA gene encoding translational GTPase TypA, protein MNLRNIAIIAHVDHGKTTLVDQLLKQSGSFRENQRVAERAMDSNDLEKERGITILAKATSVDWKDTRINIVDTPGHADFGGEVERILSMVDSAIVLVDAAEGPMPQTKFVVGKALKVGLKPIVVINKIDRPDGRHQEVINEVFDLFAALDATDEQLDFPILYGSGRDGWVSENPEGPKDQGLAPLFDLVLKHVPAPTVHPGPFRMIGTILEANPFLGRIITGRIESGTLKSNMPVKVLHHDGSLLETGRVSKILAFRGLERQPIEEAQAGDIVAIAGLSKGTVADTFCDPAVTEPLHAQPIDPPTVTMSFIVNDSPLAGTEGDKVTSRVIRDRLMKEAEGNVALKIEESADKDSFYVSGRGELQLAVLIETMRREGFELAVSRPRVVMQKDENGDLLEPVEEVVIDVDEEHAGVVVQKMSERKAEMVELRPSGGNRQRLVFHAPTRGLIGYQSELLTDTRGTAVMNRLFHSYQGYKGELPGRTNGVLISNDQGESVAFAMWNLEDRGPMVIDAGVKVYQGMIIGIHSRDNDLEVNVLKGKKLTNIRAAGKDEAVRLTPPIRMTLERALAWIQDDELVEVTPKTIRLRKLYLDPNERKRFEKSSKTAGAA, encoded by the coding sequence ATGAACCTCCGCAATATCGCGATCATCGCGCACGTCGACCATGGCAAGACCACGCTCGTCGACCAGCTTCTCAAGCAGTCCGGCTCGTTCCGTGAAAATCAGCGCGTCGCCGAGCGCGCGATGGATTCGAACGATCTCGAAAAGGAACGCGGCATCACCATCCTGGCCAAGGCGACTTCGGTCGACTGGAAGGACACCCGCATTAACATCGTCGACACCCCTGGCCACGCCGATTTCGGCGGCGAGGTCGAGCGCATCCTGTCGATGGTCGACAGCGCCATCGTGCTGGTCGACGCCGCCGAAGGCCCAATGCCGCAGACCAAGTTCGTCGTCGGCAAGGCGCTCAAGGTCGGCCTCAAGCCCATCGTCGTCATCAACAAGATCGACCGCCCCGATGGCCGCCACCAGGAAGTCATCAACGAGGTGTTCGACCTGTTCGCAGCCCTCGACGCCACCGACGAGCAGCTCGACTTCCCGATCCTCTATGGTTCGGGCCGCGATGGCTGGGTTTCCGAGAATCCGGAAGGCCCTAAGGACCAGGGTCTGGCGCCGCTGTTCGACCTCGTGCTCAAGCACGTTCCGGCACCGACCGTTCACCCCGGCCCGTTCCGCATGATCGGCACCATTCTCGAGGCGAACCCGTTCCTCGGCCGCATCATCACCGGCCGCATCGAATCCGGCACGCTCAAGTCAAACATGCCGGTCAAGGTTCTGCACCATGACGGTTCGCTGCTGGAAACCGGCCGCGTCTCCAAGATCCTGGCCTTCCGCGGTCTCGAGCGGCAGCCGATCGAAGAAGCGCAGGCAGGCGACATCGTTGCTATTGCCGGCCTTTCCAAGGGCACCGTCGCCGACACGTTCTGCGATCCGGCCGTGACCGAGCCGCTGCACGCTCAGCCGATCGATCCGCCGACCGTCACCATGTCCTTCATCGTCAACGACTCGCCGCTGGCCGGCACCGAAGGCGACAAGGTCACCAGCCGCGTCATCCGCGACCGCCTGATGAAGGAAGCCGAAGGCAATGTCGCCCTCAAGATCGAGGAATCGGCTGACAAGGATTCGTTCTATGTCTCCGGCCGCGGCGAATTGCAGCTGGCTGTTCTGATCGAGACGATGCGCCGCGAAGGCTTCGAGCTTGCCGTGTCGCGTCCGCGCGTCGTCATGCAGAAGGACGAGAACGGCGACCTGCTCGAGCCGGTCGAAGAAGTTGTCATCGACGTCGATGAAGAGCATGCCGGCGTCGTCGTGCAGAAGATGTCGGAGCGCAAGGCCGAGATGGTCGAACTGCGTCCTTCGGGCGGCAACCGCCAGCGCCTGGTGTTCCATGCGCCGACGCGCGGCCTGATCGGATACCAGTCGGAACTGCTCACCGATACGCGCGGCACGGCTGTCATGAACCGCCTGTTCCACTCGTACCAGGGCTACAAGGGCGAGCTGCCCGGCCGCACCAACGGCGTTCTGATCTCCAACGATCAGGGCGAGTCGGTGGCATTCGCCATGTGGAACCTCGAAGATCGCGGCCCGATGGTCATCGACGCCGGCGTCAAAGTCTACCAGGGCATGATCATCGGCATCCACAGCCGCGACAACGACCTCGAGGTCAACGTGCTGAAGGGCAAGAAGCTGACCAACATCCGCGCCGCCGGCAAGGATGAAGCAGTGCGCCTGACGCCGCCGATCCGCATGACGCTGGAACGCGCGCTGGCCTGGATCCAGGACGACGAGCTGGTCGAAGTGACGCCGAAGACCATCCGCCTGCGCAAGCTCTATCTCGACCCGAACGAGCGCAAGCGCTTCGAGAAGTCCTCGAAGACGGCCGGCGCGGCATAA